gcggtcagactggcgggagcacggcggtcagaccggcggcggcgacaggtgcGGCAGGCAacatcggcggtcagaccggcggcatccacacggtcagaccggcagatcaatctcggtcagaccgatctccgtcaaattcgagggtaacttttatatccgctaaaagttttcggtctTTGGggataccaaccattcaccccccttttggttggcttagttattgcTATTCGATCCTACATCTAGTGAGCGAAACAAAAAGGGAAATACTCACAGTGATATACAGCGTCTCCAAGCATGGGACACATTTGAGGAAATCAACAACTGCATCCAGATTAGGGCCATCAGAGACAAGAGCCAAAACCTTCACTGTTGGCATTGAGCTTGGCATGTTGACAGCAGTCGTTTTCtggcaaaagaagaagaagaaataacaAGGCATAGATATCAAGAATAATAGCCAGCACATAGCAATGATGAATCGTCATTAACGAATTGGTTTGCTGCTACCGGAAAATATGTTGTTCCAAGGTGGAGTTCAGATATGCCATCAGAAATCCAACCCAATGCCTCCATTTTAGGCGCTGCAATCACCCGGATGGTCGCTGGACCATTATTCAGATAAGGTGTAAGCAATCTCTGGAGGCAAGGGGCATCCACGATGACCACCTCCTGCAACCTGCCATCATCTCGTGCATTCCACGAATAACAGAGGCCCAAGCTCCTGAGAGTTTGGGAGGCGATGCGGAGGCGACGAACGCCGAAGCTCTTCCCCTCTAGCAGAAGGCTCTCCAATGCAGGGCAGCATGAGAGCACGCCATGGATGGCGTCCTCGGAGATGCTGACGTCGGACAGCGTGATCTGCTTGAGGCGAGGGAAATGCGGCCGCGGTGCCATTCCGCTGGGGAAATCGCACCAACCGAGCTTGACCACGCGGAGGGTGGGCGCGAACCGCAgcgcgggcagcggcagcgggtgCGGCTGCGCCACGCCGTCGAGGGCGGTGAGGGCGCCGGAGCGGAGCCAGCCGTCAGCCATGGCGTACCGGTCGCGGACGGAGAAGCGGCGGCCGGGGCCAGGGTGGTCGGCGAGGATcttggagacgacggcggcgcgatccTCTTCCTGGGTGGAAGCCGGTCGTCCGCCACGAGGTTGAGGGGCGCGGTGCGCCAGAGGCGGCGCCACCGGTGGGAGACGGCCTGCGTGCGGGCGGCGTCCTtggtggggaggagggagatgatcTCCCCGAGGATGGCGTCGGGAAGGAGGCCGATGAGGTCGGGGCCCTGCTGACCCCGTAATCGAGCGGACCTACGCAACTTGGGTGCCGGCGCCACAGGTTCCAtcgccggcggcaagcggcgcggccggagaggCCAGAGCGGCGGAGGGGTTTAGGTAGGGTTTAGGGAATGGGGATCGCCGGAATTTGTTCAGGCTTACCGTGCAGCCCCGGCGAGCAGAGACCCAATCTGATTCAGTTGACACCGCCTGCGCTGGCCCATCCGGTCCGTCACTGATTCTACCTACctcggaataagttcattttagatCCTTCAGTTTGTCGTCGAGTCTGAAATTCATTCCCAAACCATAATACCAACAATGACGTGTCCCTCAACTAAATCACAAGGTGGTTTGGATGACGGTTTCAGCTGATGTGACATCTATATTGTGTTGACATGGCtcttaaaattagaaaaaatagtaggatccatatgtcagtgagtgctcgaatttatattttttttatgttaacaGAACGCTCACTGACATGTGCATATCACTATTTTTTATGACTTAAAGTGCTACATGAATACTATGTTGGCGTCATGTCAACCGAAACCATCGTTCAAACCGTATTTGGACCTTATTGCACTGTTTTTGAGAGTCGAGGGATGCATCATATCTGGTTTGCGGTTTAGGGATGAATTTTAGACTCAACAACAAACTAGCATTATACCTCTGTTCTTTCCGCTTGCGGCAACCACGGTCGGTCGGTCACACAGCTCGTGCAGGGCATCAGCATCAACACAGTGCTTGTAGTAGTATAGCTGTTGACAAAGATATGGTGTTCTTCATGTGCAATTCTGAAAAAAGAGGAGTGGTGACAATGTGGTACAATAATGCCATGTGAGAATATTTGCAAACAAGCATTTGTTAGCTACGATATGAATTGTGGGGGAAGTATAGGTGGTGCGGCGGTGGATTTATTGGTGTACCACTTTACCTATTAGGGTTTAAATTCTAGTGTTACGCACGTATAAGTGGATTTTCAATAGAATTTTACTAAGATTAGAGATGTGTCACTAGTTTCCATCTCGTAGAACATATGCTATGGGAGTGTATTTGTGGGTTGTGAATATAGTTAGGGACACATTCGTGGATATGTGACTATGGTGTTGCGTGTGTAGTGGTATATACACGTGTGTCTGctatctaataaaaaaatataatgcaaaATTTATGACCTCATAAaccgtgttttttttaaaaaaacctctATAAATGAATCTATTAAATTTTCATCCTAAAtccatttttcatttttttataatagtttATTCATTCTTTTATCAGCTCGAATTCATCTAATCGGCTATTCAGCCATTCAACATAAATAAAGAGCACACAGAAAGTTGAGAATTCGAGATACAAGTAGGGGAGTGAATTCTAGACTCCTCGAGAGGATATCCGCCCACTGCTGCTCACGAGCTCCCTTTTGCTCGTCGTTGCTTGTGCAGCGTGCGCTCCTTTCCAATCGCCGCTACTCGCAAAGCTCCTCCACCCGCTGCCAATAGCCGTCGCGGCTCGCCTCCTTTCATCTTCGGTCATGTGCTCCTCCGCCTGCCAGTCGTCTCTCCCTCAACCGTTGGTCACCGCCTTCAAGCACGTCACCGGGAACGGATGAAGATGCAAACATAGTCCATCCCATTCCTCCATCCCACGTACCAAAGAAAGAATTAGGATCGACCTATCCCACGAACCAAATGGATAAATGGAATCATCCACCTAGTCCCAAAATTAAGGAGTATTGAATTTGTATACATATTCGTGGCAGCAAAAAAAAAGCGTGATGAGCAAGTATCTATGGCAACACTAGTTCcatgaaacaaaacaaatttcCTTTTACAGGGCATAGCGTTCATATTCTTATAGAGGACAAGCAGAGAACGTGAAGAGATACGTAGCTGGAGTTGTATGCAGACGAATACAATACAGTACTTTGTGCTGAAAAGGTAACTGTATTTTGCCTGATGTCATGTTATGTTATGACTGCACTACTGTATTTGAAACACCAACCTAATCAAACccgaattttttatttataataaataatagtttttgaattaaataaTTAGTAAATCAATGCTCCTGCTTTGAAAAATAATCCCTCTATCTATTTtttatagtcatatttcatcttggcacacagaccaaggataagtaattctacttatcatccatttaaacatgctactagttattcattgtaaacaaacgattcattaatatttacatttctcgatgcctatatagccaatcttgtgtggaagaatggagagtcacgcattaaatccaagaaagtcattaagatgataggttgttggattgaaatatgcctataaaaacaatttttttagattttaaaatatacctatcaaaaatagatggagtgaATAAGACCGACGCTGACGCAAACAGCATCCAGCTGTGGACACCCTTCCGATCAGCGTCCAGCTCTGGACGCTGTTCGAGGCCACGTCCACCTTCCTAGTGCGGCCCAGTGCCCAGCGCCCACACACTGACTGACACACGTCGTAACTTTGCGTAGCGCTGGCCAATGCCGGAACTTCCACACAGCCTTCGCCCTAGCCGATCGCAGGCACGACGTTGTGAGTGTTGAAAGCCTCGGCTCTTCCATTCGCTTTGCCCTCGACGCCATCATCCTGGGAGTGGCTTAGCCCTCGGCATCGCTACCATGTCGGCCTCTGTTGTGATAAATCTGATCgacattatatatatagcaaagcTGCTCCCTTGCGAAAGAGAAGACGAATCAGGAGTTGAGGACATTAATCATCGTCGGATGTTCATCATCGAAGGAGTATATATGTCAGTATACTATAATCTGAAAGGCAGACACCGAGCCAGCTACTAGTATATTTGTTCGACGAATGTTCAACACACCTGAATGTAAATATGTATTGTGCTAGGAAATACTACTAATGTAATAACAAGCTTgcataaattaaaattaatcGAGTTTCTCTGCTATTGTGCAAATCTCACGAGTGAATCAAACTATACTAATCAATCTGTCTTGGACTCTTGGTGGTCTCGTAGAGGATGGCGGCAGCTAAAACGAAAGTCAAGGCAGACTGGTGGTTTCCCTTTCCCCGGATCCCGGGTGGACAATCGAACGGCAGCGCGTGCAGCCTCTGGGCATCGAGACAGACTCACAGACGTCGTCCTCGCGTCCCGGGCATGTTGGTGAACAGACGACGCCCAGGGTGAGGTGGATGGCGGCGATGTCTCCCGATCGAGCGTCGTCTGCGCCTTGATCGTTTCGCAGTTTCAGTATATTGGAACGGCCCATGCAGTAACTAGCCTAGACGCCGTTTTGCAAAGCGTCCACAACTGGACGCTGTTCGTCTCAGTGTCCACATCTGGACGCAACTATAAACAGCGTCCATCCTATTTTTCCTAATTCTCACTTACCAATtactaattatttaatttgcaaactattaattattacaaataaaaaattcggCAATCAAACCAGAAGAGTAATACTTCTAAAACAAATAGTTTAAGTTATAACAagggatttattttttatttagataATGATACTAGAGTTGGAGAACTCAACAACATTAGTCACTACTGGAAAAAGTGTTTTCCCAGGTGGACCAAACACCATTTCGCAGGCGGGCAAGCGGTCCGCCTGCAACTCAACGACGGTAAAAATagttgattttcgcaggcgtgTAACtgatccgcctgcgaaaatagcttCTAGCGCTAAAAAAATGGGCAGCCACCGCCGTTTCCAGCAGTAGCTTCCAGTTCCCACCCATTCCTCATCCAATCCAGTGAATCCAAACTCAACAGAGAAGCAACAGAGAAGTTCATCCAAAATTCAGTTTCACACGCGCCAGCCATATTTCAGTTTCACAAGAATCAATTCAAGCAAAGAAAGCAAACAAAATCACATGTAAAATCATTCCTAAAATCACTTTATACATATAGCTCATCCATCTTCATCGGCAAAAACTCCCACAtcgccgggagggagggaggggccggGAGCCATCATCTGCCGCCACTACCTCACGAcgtggcccgccgccgccgggagggagggaggggccgggagccgtcgtccgccgccgctgcctcacgGTCGCGCCATGCCATCGCCGCCACACGATCACGCCCCACCGTCGTCCGCACCACCGGCCATCGCCCTCCCCCCGCTCCCCTGTGGCCAGATCTCGGAGAGAGGGgccgagagccgccgccgccgccatatctgatgagagagggaggggagctcCGTCGGCTACTGCCCTCCCCCCgcccccctccggccagatctaggagggaggggcCGGGAGCCGCCGACCACCGCTCCCACCgcccccctccggccagatctaggagggaggggcTTGGAGCTACACCGCCTCAaccctcctcgccgctgccgccctccgccgccatcgcccgccgttgccaccgccaccaccgccgccgggagcacacgttgccaccgccaccttcggccggcggccgggttgaggaggagaggtgaggggaggggagaggacggTGAGAGAAGtgttgagggagagagaaaaatgagTGGTGGGAAGGGGTGGGAGGAGATAAGGATATGCATTTTTTTGGTAGGTacaatttttgcaggcggaccgcTTAAGtgatccgcctgcgaaaatgatttttgcaggcgtagcttaagtggtccgcctgcgaaaatagattttcgcagaCGGACAGCGAACTTCACcacaatttatatttttataggcgGTCATTTGATTCCAAAGGTCATGTCCGCCTGCGCCGCCTGCGAAAAAAATACCCCCACATcaaaaaaatgctttttctagcaGTGAGTTTGAAAAACACGAAGAAAAAGAATTAGCGATTTTTCGCACAACATACTGCACTGCACGGTTTAAAGAACATAAAAGATATTGTTTCCATCGAACTACTGAAGGCAGTCGTACACCATGGTACCATTTTTTCACAAAAGTAACTAAgagcctgtttgggggagcttctagcagctgcagcttctcctagAATCTTCAGTTGCTAGAAGCTCCCCCCAAACAATCCAGCTTTTTACCCAAATTCGGAGaatctgtagttgtagaatctgaaaaatgaactagaagacagaagattctcaccagctagcttctcagcagctgcttctcagaattttaagctccccAAACTGGCCCTAGGAAGTTGGTATTACTAGTCATATTGCAAGAATGTTGTTCAGTCATATTACatgaaaattgttttaaaagctAGAAGGAAAAATTAGTGCTGCCTTTTCTAACTCCGAAACTGTATACTAACACTAATTCCCATACTACACCAACTTAGTTGTCACTTGTCAAATATCAAACACCCATTGTGCAGGCGATCatacaaatacatcacaacacAGATTGCAAGAAAGTAGTGCCATGTTTTCCTCATTCTAGAAAGCCTTAAAATGGTGTCTAAACAAGGATGGATTAAACTACAGGTTTACCTTCTCCAAGCATCTAAGGTATTTTGACCTTCTGTAAGCATCAAatcaaaataatataaatacatCAATAACCATTTATTTGATCTTATGCTTATTAATCAGTTCAGACACGAAATCAGGTTGGTAATCTGTAAAACCGAAAAGCATCCATGAATGACATTAACACTAGAATAATTCAAATAGATTTGTGTGCATTAAGTACATCTGAAAATGATGGTCAAGCAACTCTATATCCGCCAAACTATTTTCCACATACAGCTTAATGGTACATATGGTTTTAATTTATTTCAGTAGACGAAAAGTAACGAACAATGCAAGGGTGGTAATAATATAAACATGAGAAAATAGGACTTCCATAGTCAGGGAATGTATTAGTTGTAGAAACATACCAGGTTGAAGCTTTAAATATAGGTAAGTCGATAATTTGATAACATGCAAACACAGTCCGACATTAAATATTTGCAAAGAAACTTTAAGATACaaataagagcaggtacaaaaTATGCTAGTATTTGAACAGGATATAAGACATCTGTAAGCACATCATAACTGGAAGAAGAATCGACATGAAGAGCATAGACATGAAGAGAAATCAAAAGGATCAGACATTGACAATTCATGTGTATGCCTGTTCCTAGTCAACTCATTCCTAGTCCTAGAGGTAGTTTTAAATGTAAATTGAGCAACTTGAGAAGCCTTATTTTCCAATGAAAGGCGCCTGTGTTGGTTATCCTGCCATTTCAGATTGCGATTGCTAGGGCTACAGAAATCCATTTCTCTTAGCACTTTTGCATTCAGAACAAAGAACTTGGCAAAGTCAACATCTGGCCTCTTGCCTTCATAATATCTTATTACCACTTTTCTGAGATGGAGCTCCATGCATTCTATTGGATGTAGTGGGTCATAGCTCCTTATATTCTTGATAACCTTATGTGGGCGAGACTgtaaaaggaaagaagagacCATCGCAAAACAGTTGCTAACCGGTTGGCACTTGGCAATGTAATACTTGACAAAATTATAATCAATCTAGTGAAAGAAACCAAAATGGAAATACTCACTACAACATACAGCCTCTCCAAGCAGGGGAAGCATTTGAGGAAGTCAACAACTACATCCAGATTAGGGCCATTTGAATCAAGAACCAAAACCTTCACCGTTCGAATCGAGGTTGTCAGGTTGACAGCAATCATTTTCTGCAGGAGAAAAACAAGGCATATCAAGATAATAGCCACCATCCATACAGCATTGAAGAATTGTCATTGATGAAGCCTTTTACTACCTGAAAAAATGTTGTTCCAAGGTGGAGTTGAGATATGCCATCAGAGAGCACACCTAGTACCTCCAGTTTAGGCGCCGCGATCACCCGAATGGTCGCCGGACCATGATTGGGATAAAGTGGCATCAGCCTCTCGAGGCATGGAGCGTCCTCGATGaccacctcctggaagttggcATCACGATATCCTTCCCAAGAAGAAGCAGAGAAGCCTAAGCTCCTGAGAAATGGGGAGTTGATGCGAAGGCGACGAATGCCGAAATTCCCCACCAGCAAAAGGCTCTCCAATGCAGAGCAGCGTGAGAGCAAGCCATGGAGGGTGTCCTCCGAGATGGTGACGCGGTACAGCGTGAGCCGCGCCAGGCGTGGGAAATGCAGCGCCGGTGCCATTCCGTTGGGGAAATGGCAT
The window above is part of the Oryza sativa Japonica Group chromosome 7, ASM3414082v1 genome. Proteins encoded here:
- the LOC4342936 gene encoding F-box/LRR-repeat protein 13, with translation MEAAAAAAKKRRFGRSTGKGSLGSDGLDHISCLPEAILGEIISLLPTKDAARTQAVSRRWRPLWRSTPLNLDVDSLSTQERKRTMFVSRILASHPGPARRLSLPFFRLRDRYAKLDGWLRSPALADLQELDFSYDIEDEEALYPLPPSALRFAPTLRVVELRTCHFPNGMAPALHFPRLARLTLYRVTISEDTLHGLLSRCSALESLLLVGNFGIRRLRINSPFLRSLGFSASSWEGYRDANFQEVVIEDAPCLERLMPLYPNHGPATIRVIAAPKLEVLGVLSDGISQLHLGTTFFQKMIAVNLTTSIRTVKVLVLDSNGPNLDVVVDFLKCFPCLERLYVVSRPHKVIKNIRSYDPLHPIECMELHLRKVVIRYYEGKRPDVDFAKFFVLNAKVLREMDFCSPSNRNLKWQDNQHRRLSLENKASQVAQFTFKTTSRTRNELTRNRHTHELSMSDPFDFSSCLCSSCRFFFQL